Sequence from the Ancalomicrobiaceae bacterium S20 genome:
GATCACCGCGGCGATCATGATCGGCACATGCTGGGCGAGGCCGACGGCGGTGATGATGCTGTCGAGCGAGAAGACGATGTCGATGACGATGATCTGGCCGACGACGGCGCTGAAGGCGGTCTTCACCGCCGCCTTGTATTCGACGCCCGGCTCCTCCTCGATCTCCTCATGGATATGGCCGACCGCCTTGTAGATCAGGAAGCCGCCGCCGAGGATCAGGATGATGTCCTTGATCGACAGATCGAAGCCCTGGACGCTGACGATCGGATCCTTGAGACCGACGATCCAGGAGATGAAGAACAGGAGCACGATCCGGAAGCCGAGCGCCAGGAGCAGGCCGAGCTGGCGCGCGCGCTTCGCCTCGGCCGCCGGCAGATGGCCGGTCGCGACCGACAGGAACACGACGTTATCGATGCCGAGCACGATTTCGAGCACAGTCAGGGTGAGAAGGCTCGCCCAGGCCTGCGGGTCGGTCAGAAGTTCGATCACGTGGCGGGGTCCGTCGCTCGTTGTTCGGAAGGGTGCGTCCCACCCAAGCCCGACAAGGCTCTGACGGTCAAGCGTGGACAGGCACTTTGCCGCCGCGGACGGTCGCTCCGCGCTTCAACCGAGCGATCCGGCGCGCGCTCTTCATGTTGACGTCAAAGATGAAGCAGCCGCGCACCGACCGGCGAGGCGGCGATGAGGCCGAGGCCCCAGGCGATCAGGGCGACGCCGATGACGCGGCTGACCCAGGGATTGAGCGTCGCCTTCTCCAGCCCCATGACGAGGCCGAGCACGGCGATCCAGACGACATTCATGACGCCGACCGCGAACATGACGGCCATCAGCGCCCAGCAGCAGCCGAGGCAGTTCAGCCCCTGCTCGAGGCCGAGCCGGTAGACCTGCGCGGTCTCGCTCGACCAGCGCACGGCGAAGAACGACGCCGGCAGGCGGCAGCGCGTCAGGCAGGCCTGCTTCAGCGGCGTGAACTGGTAGACGCCGGCGGCGAGGAGCGTGGTGGCGCCGAGCACCAGCGTCATCGGCCCCATGGCGGCGTTGAAGGCGCGCAGCGCCGTGAGACCCGCCTGCGCGCCCGTCGCGACGATCGCGAAGCCGAGCCAGACGGTCAGATAGCCGGCGGCCGGCACCAGCACCGAGACCGGCCGCTCGCCGGCCGCAATGGCGATCTCGGCGCGGCCGGCATAGGCGGCGAGCATCGGCGCGGCGGTCGGCAGCATCATCGCCAGCACCATGGTCACCCACATGGCAAAGACACTGGCCACATCGCCGAGGCTCCAGGCAGCGCCGGGCGCCGGCGCGCAAAGCACCGCAAGTCCCGCACGCACACTCTCCGGAATCTCAGTCAAGCCATTGAAATAATTGAAGAGCTCCATGCCCGGCCCGAGCGCCGCCATGTCGGTCGCGGCGAGCATGGCGGCGATCATCGCCGCGAGCCAGGCCCAGCCGATCGCAGCGCCGACGAAGACGGTCGCCAGCATCAGACCGCGCGGATGCCGGGCCAGGAAGGCGAGGCCGCGGTCGGGCGCAGGCAGCATCGGCGGCGGGGCGACGTGATCGGTCATGGGTCTCGGGGAGCGATGCAAGGGGCGGAGGTCAGTGCAAGGGGCGGCACCGCGACGGCGATGATCGGGCATCGACGGCGATCGCCACCGGCGCGGACCCCATTCTATAGCCGATCCGATCGCCCGCGCGTATGCGCGAGATCAACGTCAGCCCATTGGATCGGACTAGGATCGGCAACCGTTCGGGGTGGGTCGACCGCCCTTGTCGGCATTGGCGAGGGCTCGGCTTTTGCCGGCACGGGGGCTGCCCGCCGCACCGAACGGGTCTATATGCAGCGCGTGTCGCCGCTCGTGGCAGCGCCGGCCAACCGAGGACTTATGCGATGACCGCGATCGAGCCCAGCCGTTCGGACACCCATTCGAACCCGGCACCCGCCGCCTTCGACGTCGCCGTGGTCGGCGCCGGCCCCTCCGGGCTGATGGCGGCGTTGCTGGTCGCCGGGCTCGGCTTCGAGACCGCGCTGATCGCGCCCGAATCGCGCCCCGACGACACGCGCACGACGGCGTTGCTCGGTGGCTCGGTGAAGCTGCTTTCGAGCGCATGGGCCTCTGGGAGGCGCTCGCCGCGCGCGGCCAGCCGCTCGAAGTCATGCGGCTCGTCGACGACACCGGCCGGTTGATCCGCGCGCCGGAGGCGGTGTTCCGCGCGCCGGAGATCGGCATCGGCACCTTCGGCTCCAACATCACCAATCGCGACATCACCGAAGTGCTCGACGCCCGCGCGGCGGCCGAACCGAAACTGACCCGCATCCTCGGCGCGGTCACCGACGTGCGGACGCGCGAGACCGGCATCGATCTCACCCTCGACGACGGCCGCACGATCGCCGCCGCGGTCGCGGTCGCCGCCGACGGGCGCCGGTCGAAGCTGCGCGAGGCGGCCGGCATCGAGGTCTCGACCTGGAGCTATCCGCAGTCGGCACTCGTGCTCAACATGCGCCACACCGCTGAACACAATGATGTTTCGACGGAATTTCATACCCGCAGCGGGCCGTTCGTGCTGGTGCCGCTGCCGGGCAAGCGCACCTCGATCGTGCTGGTCGAAAAGCCGGAGGTCGCCGAGCGGCTCAACGCGATGAACGACGCCGATCTGGCGATCGAGCTCGAACGCCGCTCGCATTCGATTCTCGGCCGCATCGAGATCGAGAGCGAGCGCCAGCTGTGGCCGCTGTCGGGCATGACAGCCAAGCGCGTCGCGGCCAAACGCGTGTTCCTGGTCGGCGAGACCGCGCATGTGTTCCCGCCGATCGGCGCGCAGGGGCTGAACCTGTCGGCGCGCGACGTCGCGGCGCTCGGCGAGGTGCTGGCGCGGGCGCGCCGTGAGGGGCGCGACCTCGGCTCGGCCGGCACGATGGACGCCTACGAGCGCGCCCGGCGCATCGACGTCGAGACACGCACGCGCGGCGTCGACATGGCCGACCGGCTGCTGCTCTCCGACGCGCTGCCGGCGCAGGTCGTCCGCAGCCTCGGCTTCTGGGCGATCAACCGCTTCGCGCCGCTGCGCCATCTCGTCATGCGCGAGGGCCTGATGCCGAGCTTCGCCGCGCCGCGCATGATGCGCGGGCTCAAGGTCGGGTGAGCAAGTCCGGCCGCGCCTGCACCACTCAGTGCCCGCCGCCGAGCGGGATCATGCCGTGTGAGATCCAGTAGAGCACGGTCGTCAGCGTCACCACCGAGACGACCGTGCCGACCAGAACGATCGAGGACGCGCGCTCGACATAGACGTCGTATTGCTGGGCAATCACGAAGACATTGAGCGCCGGCGGCAGGCTCGCCATCAGAAGCGCGGTCGTGACCCAGACCGGATCGAAGCCGCCGATGCCCTGCAGCACCGCGAAGACCAAGAGCGGGTGCGCGACGAGCTTGATCAGGAGCACGAAGGGGATCTCGTGCGGGATGCGCTTCAAGGGCCGGAGCGCGACCGTGACGCCCATGGTGAACAGCGCGCAGGGCGCGGCGGCGCCCATCAACGCGTTCAGCATCTTCTCGATCGCGACCGGCGGCTGAAACCTCAACGCTGCTGCCGCGACGCCCAGGATCGTGGCGATGATGAACGGGTGCAGGAAGATCCGCTTCAGGATGATCCACACGGTCGCGAGCGGCGACTGCTTGCCGTGTGCCATCGCCATCAGCAGCGGCGCCAGCGTGAACAAGAGCGCGCTGTCGAAGCAGAAGATCAGCGCGGTCGGCACCGTCGCCTGCGGGCCGATCGCGGCGAGCGTCAGGCCCGGGCCCATATAGCCGACGTTGGAATAGGCGCCCGCGACGCCGACGATGGTCGCCTCGTCGAGCCGGCGCGTGACGACGAAGCCGATCGCCAGCGCCGCACAGAAGGCCGCGAAGGTCGACAGCGTCGTCACCAGAATGAAGCGGCCATTGGCGAGTTCGTCGATCGGCGTCTTGGCGAGGAGCTGGAAGAACAGGGCCGGCAGCGCGACATAGACGATGAAGAAGCCGAGCCAGGCGAGACCGTCGGCCGGCAACTGGCGGATCTTGCCGCAGACGAATCCGATGAAGATCAGGCCGAAGAACGGCATCGCCAGCCCGATCACCTGCTCCATCGCCTCGTCTCCCGCTTCGAATGGACCGCCGTCGCGGCGACACGTCCCCTGCCCGCGCGCAGTTTCGCCGCTCCTCGCCGCGACGCGCGTTGCCCGAGGCGCCGCGCTCCGGTAGGTACGCAGGCCAAGGGGCCGGTCTCGGCCGTAGCGGCTCGACCGGAGGTGGTCAACGCCGCACCCCGCATGGGAGCTTCACGAAGGCCGCCCACAGGGTCCACGTCATGGACCGGGCGGCCACGCGCGATCCGGCAGACATGACGATCGACACTGAATCCGCTCACCCCACGCCCGAGACCGCCAGCTCCGGCACCGACGGCCCGGCCCGCGCGCGCCCTGCGGCATCCGGCCCGGTCGTGTCCGGTGGTTCGTCGGCCGATCGGCCGATCCGGTTCTCGCACCGGTTGGAGGCGGCGGGTCTGCGGCTCGCGACAGGACTGATGCGGCTGTTGCCGCTCGATGCGGCGTCCTGGTTCATGGGCACCTGCTGGCGCCTCGTCGCGCCGCTGACCCGGCGCCAGCGGCGCGTCGAGGCGCATCTGGCGCTGGCCTTCCCGGAGAAGAGCGCCGACGAGCGCCGCGCCATCGCGCTGGCGCAATGGGAGAACCTCGGCCGTACCTTCGTCGAGGCCCTGATGCTCGACCGGATCGCCGCCGATCCGAGCCGCATCGCCCTGCCCCCGGCGGTGGTCGACGGCCGTCCGCTCACAGATTTCGCCGCCAACGGCCTCGTGCTCGTGTCGCTGCATGCCGGCAACTGGGAGCTCGCGACGCTCGCGGCGATGCGCATGGGCCTGTCGCCGGCCGGTGTCTACCGGCCGCTATCGAACCCGCTGTCGGAGGCCGTACTCAGGCGCGAGCGCGAACCTTATTATCCGGGCGGGCTCTTTTCGCGCCGGGAGGGCTCCGCCCTGGCGCGGCGGATCATCCAAAGGACGCGCGCGGGCGGCGCGACCGCGATCGTCGCCGATCTGCGCGAGGCCGGCGGCGTGACCGTCAGATTCTTCGGCCACCCGGCCTCGGCGACGCCGTTTCCCGCCATGATCGCGCGCACCACCGGCGTACCCGTGCTCGCGGGTCGGGTGATCCGCACCGGGGGGGCACGATTCCGGGTCGAGATCGAGCCCGTGCCGATCCCGCACACGCCCGACAAGGCGGCCGACATCCAGGCCGGCACGCAAGCGATCCACGACCTGTTCGAGCGCTGGATCCGTGAGCGGCCCGAACAATGGTTCTGGCCGCATCCGAAGTGGACCCCCTGAGCGGTCGGCCCGAGCACGGTAACCCCGCCGCCTCTGCCATGTCGTCGCATCGACGAAGGGACGTCTTGCCGAGGCCGGCTCCGGCTGGTTCAACCGCGGGAACGGCCGCGCGACGCGGCGACGCCTTCGGAGGAACAGAGCCCCATGAAGTCCCCGCGCGCCTTCTTCAAGCCGCTCGCCATCGGCGCTCCCGAGCCCTACCGCGACCTGCCGGTCCGGCTCGAGCGCATGATCCACTTCGTGCCGCCGCACAACGACAAGGTCCGCGCGAAGGTCGGCGAACTCGCCGCCAAGGTCGACGTCGTGCTCGGCAACCTCGAAGACGCGGTGCCGGCCGACCAGAAGCTCAACGCGCGCCGCGGCTTCATCGAGATGGCGAAGACCGTCGACTTCGGCTCGACGGGCCTGTGGACCCGCATCAACTGCCTGAACTCGCCCTGGGTGCTCGACGACATCACCGAGATCGTCGCGGAGGTCGGCGACAAGCTCGACGTGATCATGCTGCCGAAGGTCGAGGGGCCGTGGGATGTCCATTATCTCGACCAGCTGCTCGCCCAGCTCGAGGCGCGGCACGGGGTCAAGAAGCCGATCCTGATCCACGCGATCCTGGAGACGGCGGAGGGCGTCAAGAACGTCGACCAGATCGCCGCCGCCTCGCCGCGCATGCACGGCATGAGCCTCGGCCCGGCCGATCTCGCGGCCTCGCGCGGCATGAAGACGACGCGCGTCGGCGGCGGCCATCCGGACTACGCCGTGCTGGCGGACGCGGCCGGCGACGCGCCGCGTGCCGCCTTCCAGCAGGATCTCTGGCACTATACGGTCGCCAAGATGGTCGACGCGTGCCAGTCGGTCGGCATCAAGGCCTTCTACGGCCCGTTCGGCGACTTCTCGGACGCCGCCGCCTGCGAGGCGCAGTTCCGCAACGCCTTCCTGATGGGCTGCCTCGGCGCTTGGTCGCTGCATCCGACCCAGATCGACATCGCCAAGCGCGTGTTCTCGCCGGATCCGAACGAGGTCGCCTTCGCCAAGAAGATCCTCGATGCCATGCCCGACGGCACCGGCGCGGTGATGATCGACGGCAAGATGCAGGACGATGCGACCTGGAAACAGGCCAAGGTCATCGTCGATCTCGCCAAGCTGGTCGCGAGCAAGGATCCGGACCTGGCGGCCAAATACGGCTTCTGATCGGCCGCGCGGCGCTCTGCCGCGCCTCCATAACAGACCCAATATTTCAGCCGTTCGCGGGCGGAAGCCAGCGAACGGCAGGATTTCGCACCGCGGTGCCGCGCTTGACAGGCCGCGCGGACCATGCATCTACGGAACAAATGAGTGATGTTCCGTTGTCCCGTGATGCTATGCCCCAAGCTCGAACGGCGAAATTCAGGATCGGGGAAGTCGTCCGCCACCGGCTGTATCCCTTCCGGGGCGTG
This genomic interval carries:
- a CDS encoding TerC family protein, giving the protein MIELLTDPQAWASLLTLTVLEIVLGIDNVVFLSVATGHLPAAEAKRARQLGLLLALGFRIVLLFFISWIVGLKDPIVSVQGFDLSIKDIILILGGGFLIYKAVGHIHEEIEEEPGVEYKAAVKTAFSAVVGQIIVIDIVFSLDSIITAVGLAQHVPIMIAAVIIAVGVMYVASGPVSAFIERHPTTKVLALAFLMLIGVALVADGLGFHIPRGYIYSAMAFAAGVEALNVMAKAKREKARRGH
- a CDS encoding DUF2182 domain-containing protein; this translates as MTDHVAPPPMLPAPDRGLAFLARHPRGLMLATVFVGAAIGWAWLAAMIAAMLAATDMAALGPGMELFNYFNGLTEIPESVRAGLAVLCAPAPGAAWSLGDVASVFAMWVTMVLAMMLPTAAPMLAAYAGRAEIAIAAGERPVSVLVPAAGYLTVWLGFAIVATGAQAGLTALRAFNAAMGPMTLVLGATTLLAAGVYQFTPLKQACLTRCRLPASFFAVRWSSETAQVYRLGLEQGLNCLGCCWALMAVMFAVGVMNVVWIAVLGLVMGLEKATLNPWVSRVIGVALIAWGLGLIAASPVGARLLHL
- a CDS encoding FAD-dependent monooxygenase codes for the protein MTAIEPSRSDTHSNPAPAAFDVAVVGAGPSGLMAALLVAGLGFETALIAPESRPDDTRTTALLGGSVKLLSSAWASGRRSPRAASRSKSCGSSTTPAG
- a CDS encoding FAD-dependent monooxygenase; amino-acid sequence: MGLWEALAARGQPLEVMRLVDDTGRLIRAPEAVFRAPEIGIGTFGSNITNRDITEVLDARAAAEPKLTRILGAVTDVRTRETGIDLTLDDGRTIAAAVAVAADGRRSKLREAAGIEVSTWSYPQSALVLNMRHTAEHNDVSTEFHTRSGPFVLVPLPGKRTSIVLVEKPEVAERLNAMNDADLAIELERRSHSILGRIEIESERQLWPLSGMTAKRVAAKRVFLVGETAHVFPPIGAQGLNLSARDVAALGEVLARARREGRDLGSAGTMDAYERARRIDVETRTRGVDMADRLLLSDALPAQVVRSLGFWAINRFAPLRHLVMREGLMPSFAAPRMMRGLKVG
- a CDS encoding AEC family transporter codes for the protein MEQVIGLAMPFFGLIFIGFVCGKIRQLPADGLAWLGFFIVYVALPALFFQLLAKTPIDELANGRFILVTTLSTFAAFCAALAIGFVVTRRLDEATIVGVAGAYSNVGYMGPGLTLAAIGPQATVPTALIFCFDSALLFTLAPLLMAMAHGKQSPLATVWIILKRIFLHPFIIATILGVAAAALRFQPPVAIEKMLNALMGAAAPCALFTMGVTVALRPLKRIPHEIPFVLLIKLVAHPLLVFAVLQGIGGFDPVWVTTALLMASLPPALNVFVIAQQYDVYVERASSIVLVGTVVSVVTLTTVLYWISHGMIPLGGGH
- a CDS encoding lauroyl acyltransferase, with translation MPEAPRSGRYAGQGAGLGRSGSTGGGQRRTPHGSFTKAAHRVHVMDRAATRDPADMTIDTESAHPTPETASSGTDGPARARPAASGPVVSGGSSADRPIRFSHRLEAAGLRLATGLMRLLPLDAASWFMGTCWRLVAPLTRRQRRVEAHLALAFPEKSADERRAIALAQWENLGRTFVEALMLDRIAADPSRIALPPAVVDGRPLTDFAANGLVLVSLHAGNWELATLAAMRMGLSPAGVYRPLSNPLSEAVLRREREPYYPGGLFSRREGSALARRIIQRTRAGGATAIVADLREAGGVTVRFFGHPASATPFPAMIARTTGVPVLAGRVIRTGGARFRVEIEPVPIPHTPDKAADIQAGTQAIHDLFERWIRERPEQWFWPHPKWTP
- a CDS encoding CoA ester lyase; amino-acid sequence: MKSPRAFFKPLAIGAPEPYRDLPVRLERMIHFVPPHNDKVRAKVGELAAKVDVVLGNLEDAVPADQKLNARRGFIEMAKTVDFGSTGLWTRINCLNSPWVLDDITEIVAEVGDKLDVIMLPKVEGPWDVHYLDQLLAQLEARHGVKKPILIHAILETAEGVKNVDQIAAASPRMHGMSLGPADLAASRGMKTTRVGGGHPDYAVLADAAGDAPRAAFQQDLWHYTVAKMVDACQSVGIKAFYGPFGDFSDAAACEAQFRNAFLMGCLGAWSLHPTQIDIAKRVFSPDPNEVAFAKKILDAMPDGTGAVMIDGKMQDDATWKQAKVIVDLAKLVASKDPDLAAKYGF